One genomic segment of Helianthus annuus cultivar XRQ/B chromosome 14, HanXRQr2.0-SUNRISE, whole genome shotgun sequence includes these proteins:
- the LOC110907306 gene encoding uncharacterized protein LOC110907306 — protein MGKKGCYNCGQEGHPYYKFPNPSRTCYNCFQPAHIKAECPKLQQKTGKEERKEEAPKARGKMFQISSEEAKALSNVVSGIFLLNSILTHVLFDTGTSRSFMSDELIRYPSFKVETMPAPLEVEIADSKSYLLREVRRNCKIIIEEERFIIDLIPMVLGESRL, from the coding sequence ATGGGAAAGAAAGGATGTTACAATTGTGGTCAAGAAGGACACCCATACTATAAGTTCCCAAATCCCTCGAGAACTTGCTACAACTGCTTTCAACCGGCTCACATCAAGGCTGAATGCCCAAAGCTTCAACAGAAGACGGGcaaggaagaaagaaaggaagaaGCCCCAAAGGCACGAGGCAAGATGTTTCAGATATCGTCTGAAGAAGCCAAGGCTCTTTCGAATGTCGTATCAGGTATATTTTTACTAAATTCAATTCTCACGCATGTACTATTTGATACCGGAACTAGTAGGTCGTTTATGTCGGATGAACTTATACGTTACCCGTCCTTTAAAGTCGAAACGATGCCGGCGCCACTAGAAGTAGAAATAGCCGATAGTAAGAGTTACTTATTGCGTGAAGTGCGTagaaattgtaaaatcatcataGAAGAGGAAAGATTTATTATTGATCTTATTCCCATGGTATTGGGAGAATCAAGGTtatga
- the LOC110907307 gene encoding extensin-like — protein sequence MPPHVRGKGKGPNRGGPSGHAGTSHRRTPSASFSSSDSRDHRGHSFEPAKYEWEFTPSYHNSPAQPPLDEPYLQAVIPPPLPVEEPPQQPPQPPPEPPRRRRNARITVRGGPRFSSPQGSSSYPPIPEDPQMGGPSHAVPEDDPPPVSYAPPPVGFEKPDTDLPRFVWYNPFEYPTFTGYGAQDPYLTAPQYNALYPSSYPPVYPTGYPVQGYQYPPYQQPPPPQQEQTQEILQRLDKVERKADETNKKHNSFLKGLASLIKGKKK from the exons ATGCCGCCACATGTACGAGGCAAGGGAAAGGGTCCAAATAGAGGAGGACCATCAGGACATGCAGGAACTTCTCATAGGCGCACTCCGTCTGCGTCATTTTCTAGCTCGGATTCGCGTGACCATAGGGGTCATTCGTTTGAACCC GCCAAGTATGAATGGGAATTCACCCCTTCATATCATAACTCTCCTGCTCAACCTCCTTTGGATGAGCCGTACCTTCAAGCTGTCATTCCACCACCTCTTCCTGTTGAGGAGCCACCTCAACAACCACCTCAACCACCTCCCGAGCCACCGAGGCGAAGGAGGAATGCACGAATAACTGTGCGAGGGGGACCACGGTTCAGTTCCCCTCAAGGTTCAAGCTCATACCCTCCTATTCCTgaggacccacaaatgggtggaccctcGCATGCGGTACCGGAAGACGATCCTCCGCCGGTTTCTTATGCACCACCGCCAGTGGGTTTTGAAAAACCCGATACCGACTTACCCAGGTTCGTCTGGTATAacccttttgaatatccaacttTTACAGGTTATGGAGCCCAAGATCCATATCTTACAGCACCACAGTATAATGCACTTTATCCTTCTTCTTATCCTCCAGTTTACCCAACTGGATATCCAGTGCAAGGGTATCAATACCCACCATATCAGCAACCCCCTCCTCCCCAACAGGAGCAAACTCAAGAAATTCTGCAGAGATTGGACAAGGTTGAGCGAAAAGCAGATGAAACCAATAAGAAGCACAACAGCTTTCTCAAGGGCCTTGCGAGTCTCATCAAAGGCAAAAAGAAGTAG